DNA sequence from the Sphaeramia orbicularis chromosome 13, fSphaOr1.1, whole genome shotgun sequence genome:
aaaaaaataatacgtGTAAAACCAGCAAACCCTCTGTGGTGTACCAAATTTACCCATGTAGTGTGCAAGTGCAAAAACACtggaagtacaaaaataatatgaGGGTAAAAATTGTATATGACACCATACCTTTCTGAGGTAGTAGAAAGATCAGCGCATGAGGGAATTTTTTTTCTACACTGAGCGGCTGCTACAACGAAAGGTGTTTCAAATAAAAGGATCATAGCCTTTATCTGTGGACTGGACCATAACAGGTGGGCTAGCACCAGCAGAGTTTCTGTACAGGAGAGCTCTAGAGCTCTTTTATGAGAAACCAAGAAGAATTAAGTGCATGGACAAAACCTGTGCACTAGCATTAGGCCCTTTTACATCAAAATACCAGGAACTTTTGTCTGTGTGCTTTGCATTTCCATCacacccaaagttcagggtaatttattcaaatcaggctgatgatgTATAGGGGAGATATAAAAGAAACTGCAGTACAGTTCATGTAAATTCAGAAACTAAGCTCCAGcacaataaaattacacagtAATTTAAGTGGACGAACCTATTGAGAGCAGAAATGCCTCAGTGAGCAGCTCTGCTGGGTTTTACAATTTCTCCCATCCTGAATGTAGCTGATGTTGACGGCTGATGGCAGACTTGTCAGCTGACGAGTCTCTCTGGGGAAACCAACAGAAAAAGCCATTTTTATTAAGTTAGATGATGGTCTCGCAATAAAAAATGGCTTTTTAATGAGTTTTAATTTAACTTTTCAAGGGTCATGTTATACAGCTCCTGTAAGTGCTCAGGTGCAGAACGACTGTTAAGTTTTCCCCTCTGCTCATACTGTATATAGGCCTAAATGTCATCACCATGAAAACACACGACGCTGCATCTTTAATTATGCTGATTTCACTTTTAATGTGTTACATAATTATTCTTAAACAATGTAGGCCCTATATAATTCCTAAGTTAAGTGTTAGAgtttaaaacaagttaaaaaaaaaaaaaagtggacctgtgcaggagTCTGGTTGCCTTTGTTTATTCGATGTACTATACATTGGAGCACACAACAGTGACATCTGGATGTCACCTCAGCCACTGCTGACGAGTAAACCAGAGGAGGCAGTACTCAAACTCAGTAGTTTCAAACCATTTCCAGGTCATGCGTGAAAATCCCctattacacaaaaataaaacaagatgaaataatGCATTTGTTCTCTTACTCAGTTGTTTAATGTCTTGAAAATTAAAATCAGTTGCTTAAACCCTTAAAATACACCTTAAATCCACATACTCTACCTCTCCTTAAAATGAAAAACTTCAGCAAATGCGCTTTTAAATGCAACCACGTCACTTACCTTATCCTTAACCGGACTAAACGCACTCACATTCTTCACAAACACAttacaacaaattaattaaaCAAATTATGCGGGTACTGCTCCGcaaaacggatcttctacagGGTTAAGGGGTCTGGCACCAATCTAGCAAATAGATCTGAAACACATCTGGAATGCAGGAGACTCTGGCAcaacggagctgggccagagctggaccgctTCTGCAGAAGATCCGTTTCGCAGAGCAGTACccgttttggcccgatgtgcgtttggacaccgggCCAGATCTGCCAAACGGTTTTGGGCCAAATcggtcagcgattctgttccagatccgtcccagtgtctTTTTGCTATCTGGGGTGGCACCGTGCTGTGGTACCTGGAACTGAGCCGtggtaccgagctgagctgtggtaccaagCCGTGGCACCACCTGGTGTGGTACCGGAAGTGGGCCACAGGAggtgtcggtgcctcaatatgcacccgctgtctcttttttttttcatctgtcagTTCTTCTTCTACTGATGAATTTCTGGTTTAGTTCCGCTTCCTCTTTCATACCCTCTACAGCCTGTAGAGGGAGCGCTAACATTAATTATACTCATTTCTAATCTAAACAGCTATGcatgtctttttctgtttcttaaaTGAGTATTCTTTTGCATATTTATGTTTCTTTTAAGTGTATTACTTAAtgtatttaaccctccagtatcccgtccagcaaggcccttactaagcaccgtgtctttttcacacacttgaggaataatgtcaaaaaaatttcatacagtttgtttttaattcttttacatttttttctatttcatcaacttgagccataaataaaaataccaaatactcaataattgtcacattttttaaccctttaaatggtgtgtttttaatataaacaaaccatttttttgaatgcaaaaaacaaaaaaatgatttttttttcagtatactacataaaaagtggatcacatattatttgatttttgcagcctggcatatgtcaatgattaactccaacattggttaatttgcattgttatttttggcgctaggtcaaatgttcaaaaatactagcatctgtcaccaagtgtgcgaaaaatgcacacctataaatcaaactattaaatattatatattgatttatttttctgctctaatttggttttatttttgtaaatcaaggtcaggcctaatcatacagatcaaatggaagaaatagtgcattttaggcacacttgggagacagacgctagtcttgtaattttctgttttatacgatgtgcaaattttagttggtggccagaattttaaagatcatgcaaaaatgaacaacttttgaattctaaccttatttgaactgtgaaaaataatatgaagttttttaaaacaaagtgcaaagtgtgcctaaaaggcacaccccgataccagagggttaattaagtgttaaaataaaatatcaatCTGACACACctgaaaaaatacacacatctTCTCTCTGTTTCAGACATGGCTCGATTCAGTTTAAGGTTGTCCACAGGTTGCATTTTTCTAATGACAGACTgtctaaattatttacatttacatgtatgcatttggcagacgctttttcccaaagtgacttacaggggaaaaccaaaattaaaaataaataaataaaaaaaaaataaaataaaatacaagaatagattaaagacataaagcagctgtacaattaaaatcagtgttgtacagaagattaaaaagcaaaattatagactaaaaattcaagaatagattaagaagacataaaaacagctgtacaattaaatcagtgaaataaaaataccgagtaaaaaaaattataccctAATGTTGCACCAAACTGTCCTAGATGTCAATATTCTCCTGTTTCTTTGGGAcacatgttttggtcatgtccGTCTTTGTATGGTTTTCTAGTCTTCAATCTTCCACTCACTTTTAGCGATACAGTGGCTTGCAAAAGTATTCATACCCCTTgaacttttccacattttgtcacaccacaaccacaaacataaatatatttttatcacactggaagaaaaatccaaggcactctctttaaacattaaaatgcctttattaccatggcatggtcatatctagacctaaaaaacacttcaacgtgtttcggcttcaagccttcgtCAGGAAGTGAAACctaaatatattttattggaaTTTTATATAAAAGAACAACACAAAGTGGTATACAGTTGTGAAGTACAGAGAAAATGATACAtgattttaatattgttttacaaATAGAAAACTGAAAAGTGCTCTGTGCAGAAGTATTCAGCCCCCTTTTCTCTGAGTGCAACCAATTGCCTTTAGAAGTTGCCTGATGATTGCTGAATGATCAAATGTTGACCAAATGACTAAATCGAGTCCACCTGTGTGTAATCTAATCTCAGTACAAATACAGCTGTTCTGTGATGGCCTCAGATGTTTGTTAAGAGAATATTAGGAAGCAAACAGCATCATGAAGTCCAAGGAACACACCAGACAGGTCAGGGATAAAGTTGTGGAGAAGTTTAAAGCTGGGTTAGGCAATACAAAGATTTCCCAAGCTCTGAACATCTCACGGAGCCCTGTTCAATCTGTCATTCAGAAATGGAAAGGGTATGGCACAACTGCAAATCTGCCAAGACACATACGGCCGTCCACCCAAACTTATAGCCCCAAGAAGGAGAGCACTGATCAGAGATGCAGCCAAGAGGTGACTCTGGACGAACTGCAGAGATCCACAGCTCAGGTGGGGAATCTGTTCACAGGACAACTATTAGTCGTGCACTGCATAAATCTGGCCTTTATGGAGGAGTGGCAAGAAGAGAGCTGTTGTTAAAAGAAAACCACAAGAAGTCCTGTTAGCAGTTTGCCAGAAGCCATGTGGGGGAGCAAACATGTGGAAGAAGGTGCTCTGGTCAGATGAGACCAAAATTGAACATTTTGGCCTAAATGCAAAACACTATGTGTGGCAGAAAGCTAAGACTGCACATCACTCTGAACACACCATTCCCACTGTCAAACATGGTGGTGGCAGCATCATGCTCTGGGGATGCTTCTCTTCAGCAGGGACAGGGAAGATGGATGGAGCCAAATACAGGGCAATATTGGAAGAAAACCTGTTGGAGTCTGCAAAAGACTTGAGACTGCGGCAGAGGTTCACCTTCCAGCAGGGCAACGACCCTAAACATAAAGCCAGGGCTACAATGGAATGGTTTAAAACATAACTTATTCATGTGTTAGACTGGCCCAGTTGAAGTCCAGGCCTAAATCCAACTGAGAATCTGTGGCAAGATCTGAAAACTGCTGTTCACAAACACTCTCCATCTAATCtgactgaacttgaactgttttGCAAAGAAGAACGGGCAAAAATTTCAGTCTCTAGATGTGCAAAGCTGGTAGAGACGTACCCCAAAAGACTTGCAGCTGTAATTGCAGCAAAAGGCGATTCCACAAAGTTTTGACTCAGGGGGACTGAATACTTTTGCACACTGCACCTTTCagtctttttttgtaaaaaaaaaattgaaatcatgtatcattttctttctacttcacaattgtatgccactttgtgttggttgttgacataaaattccaataaaaatattgtttgtttgtgattgtaacttgacaaaatgtggaaaacgTCAAGGGGTATGAATACTTTTGCAAGCCACTGTATTCACAGACACTGAGGTGAGAACCAAAAGAATCAATTACCAGACTGAATGTTTTTATACACATGTATGTGATAGTGTGTTTCActttcattattacctccgctatGAGgtactgtgctttgtgtgtttgcgtgcgtttgtttgtttgttagcaagataactcaaaaagttatggacggattttcatgaaattttcaggaattgttcatactggcacaaggaagaaatgattacattttgacagtgattggggggtgggggtgcagatctgtcttggcggaggtctgcgctctccaagtgcttttcttgtttgctttCTGCAGAGGGCTGCATGTGTGGAGAAAGCCAGGCAAACTCTACAACCACCAACAGATGTGACACTGGAGGAATACATGCCAGACAGATTTGTTTGTTCTGGAGGCACCTCAGGAAAACAAGACGTCACCACTTGTCAAGGTCTGGACTGACAATAATGACAATATGACAACATGACAAACACAGAAGTGATTTAACACTTATATGTGGACATTTTTCTTTAAGGTGACTCTGGTGGATGTCTGTTCctgcaaaaaagaaaatactATTTTCAGGTGAGCAATTCACAAGGTCTCTTtaaaacaggagtgtcaaactcattctagctcaagggccacatacaactACATTCAGTGATCTGAAGTACTGTACAGACAGCTTTATTAGTCCTTAAGGGGGCAATGCAGTTCAAGCAGTTCCTGAACATACAAGAATACactaacaacaacagcaacaacagacaGGAGTACAACATGTCAAAGACAACGTATCAGTACATAATCAAGGCCACAAGGGCCAAAGAACTAAGAAGAGAGAACTCACTGGCACTTAAACCACTGTCCACATGATTAGTAGAGTGGTAACTGAGAAGAAGATAACTTatggtaataataaaataaatataataaataattggGCATACAGAGATGCATTCAGCATTAAGACACATAATACAAGCAGCGGTCCTCACTCTAGAGTATGACCATTGTTATCCCGGTTTAAAAGCCTGATGGCAGATGGGATGAAATATTTAGTAAACCTATTTGTCCTCCTGATAGGAGCGATGAAACAGCGGCCTGAAAGCATCACCATGAACTCCAAAAACAGGATGTGGCCATGTTGGGAAGTTATTATCCCTTTAGCTTTATGGACCACCTGGCTCTCCCACAGAGAACTTCAATCCCTCTGCTGGACACCAATCTGATCTTTGAGTAGACCTTTACAATACTGCAAAGGCTGCTTTTGTCTTTTACAGACAGACCATCAAACCAGCAGATGGAGAAAGTTAAAATGCTCTCAATAAAAGACTGATAAAACATACACAAAATTTTGTTACAGACCTTAAAGGAGTTCAGCTTTCTTAGTAAATGCGTTCTTTGGCGTCGTTTGACAATACATTCAGTATTTCTGTCGAACTTCA
Encoded proteins:
- the LOC115431844 gene encoding complement factor B-like, coding for MYVIRAACVEKARQTLQPPTDVTLEEYMPDRFVCSGGTSGKQDVTTCQGDSGGCLFLQKRKYYFQVGVVSWGTIDVCKTPIIGHRRYSSDRPPADARDFHIDIFKIMPWLKTHLGREIQFLPDDD